A window of Bactrocera dorsalis isolate Fly_Bdor chromosome 4, ASM2337382v1, whole genome shotgun sequence genomic DNA:
AGTGGTGGCCCAAAACTATTCGTATAGAAAACAATTTGCCTGTAAACGTTCGAGCTGATCGGACAGCGCTTTTTGCTCAGCTGTTAAGCGATGTATTTCCTGCTGTTCCTCAAAGCTAAGCGGCTTACGTTTGGCTTTATTTTGCATTGTGCGTTTATAAGCCTCGAGTATTTCTTGGTCAACCGTGTCGAGTTTACGTTTGATTTCCAAACGCTTTATTTCCTCAGCGGCAGACTCATGTAGCCTTTTCAACGCGGCACCATTGTACTCAGCTATTGCTGATAATTCGGATATTAAACGTTTTATTTCCGCATGTATTTCATCTTCATCATTATTTGGAAAGTCATTCAAGTCCAATATACCTTGCTCGATTAGTTCTTTTTTGACACGTTTTTCAATATCAATACAATTGCGTAGTAACGACAGCGAACGGAAATTCATTTGAGCGGAGGAGTGTGTATTTTCACTACTGCTATTGCTGCTATCAGCCACGGCCGATGCCGCTAGTTCGCTGGGATTTTGTATCAATTGCTCTTCTAATAGCGCCGACACTAAACGTTGTGTCAAAGGCCCGGTAACACACTCATCCATCATGGATTCAGCTTTTTTTAACATACTATTTGCAGCATTATTTTGCGGTTTTAAACGATTTGAATTAGCGTTGGGATTTGAAGCTTGTTGCACTTCCTTCATATCTTCCGTAGCCCATATTGTTGAGTAATGCGGTCCCAGTTCGGGTATAGGCGGCACTAGTGGTCCAGAATACTGTTCCAGGAGATCATCAAGCAAACGCAGGTCTTCATTTGTTAATGGCATACAATATGGCTCAACGGAAAGCCAAAATTTATTTGGCGTATCATTTTTGGGTAATGTAACTTTTTGCAGATGATGATCACGATTTTGTCCATGACCATGAGAACCGGTCGGTGGCACATAGTCCATGCTGTCATCAGTATTCGGCGCAACTGGACTGTTTTTAGCATGTTTTGTGTGTTTTAGTGACGAGGCGGGTGTGTGTTTGGGTTTACGTACACTTGACGTTTCCTCACGCTTGCGTTTACCGCTGGACGAGCTATTTACATTGGCTGTTTGTGTTTCGCCACTAGCACCATGCTTCGTGCGGCGTTCGTTTCGTCGTTCATCTTTGTCCAAACTCTCATATTCTGACTTTAGTACGCGATAACGTAGGGCAACACTAGAAAGCAATGTTTCAAGTTCTAGTTGTATATTGTCTAATTCCTCTGCCGCCAAATAGTCATCGGCTGAACGTTGCAGCGCCGCATGATATGTCGGTAGTTGTTTATTGTTGTCTTTAGTTTTTATTAGTGGTATGTTTATGCCAACGCTACTGGCGTCAGCATCAGGCTGAGACGTTGTCGAAACCGGGCCGGTTTTTCCACCAGTTCTGTTACCACCACCTGATGAGCTGGCGCCGAAATTTGACGCCTTAACTCCTTTTGTATTACTTGATGCCATATTTTGCGTATATTTGtgccaaaaattatttcaattaaaagtttttattgcaGTCTTTTCACAATTTACGTTGTATTGATTGAGAATGATTTTATTGAGTTGTCAATGGTCGCGTTGCCAACTATAATAACCATTTTGTTTACACATGTTGCGAGTGTTGctcttttaataatatttgtttttacatttttgttacctttttaaaataaataattgtaaaattttagtaatatattttttttatttaatcaagtaatatatgtatatgtgatcagattatatatataatatatatatataaatgatgtgACGAAAATTTGATAGTTCAACGTTTTTAACTGTTTAGTTTTCCGTGCATAAGAAGTTTCACACGTTCCGTTGCCATGCAACTCTGTACAACCTGAGCGAATTGCTATTTTGTTCGGCAGCTCTCAGCTGTTCTTTGTTTAGTCGCCGCTGGGAATTCGTCGcgttaagtattttattaaaattatttgtgtgcattatatttactttaaataaggaaattaaccttgttttttattaaaaaaataagtaataataactTTACACAGTGTCTTTagttttaagaaaacaaaacttATACAAGTATCTAAAAAGTAACCactattgaaataaatattaataacaagTTGAAATACGTACAAGTATCAAAAGTTGTGATAtcaattttcaattagaaaCAACAAAGTGTGATCAATTAATCAGCTAGCTGCGGCACCACTACGGCGACTAATATAAAAACACCAATTGACGCTGCTAAATTCGATGCAAAGGGTAATattcagaaattttaatttcgccAACGTTTGCACATTTCAAAATTCCACCTGATTTACGTTGGGTGGTCAATGAACACCcaataaataaatgagttttaattaaaagtacgCGCTGTATTCTACATTGATTGTGAAACAGCTTTTATTAAAGCAACGCGTAATTATCTGCTTTACTGATTAGTTGGAGTACAATTTAAGTACCTGAAAGCCcgagtatactcgtataactttacttGGAGTTATGAAGAGAGATTTGTTTACTCATAGTTATAGTAaacgttttttatattttatgattattttaaatatatatattttctgtaaaagTTGAAGATCTGCTCTAGCAAATTCTAGGAAACACGTTCAGAAATAATTCACAAGCATTATTAGTTAatagtttactttttttaatacaaaaaagtttaacGTCATTAATATATTGTTTTCATGTGACTAGTTATGCAGTTAGGCGTTAAATAGCTTctatgtatacaaataaataactttaCTAATTGGAATGTAGGCGTTAAACGACAACTGAAATTGCCTGGCTATAAACATATCTCAATCGAACTCATTGTTTTAGAAATATCAAATAGATGCAACATGTCACTTTATTTATAACTCGGCCTTTACCTTGGCCCAGTTAGATATCGAtggttttttattctttttagttAGTTTTACTTAACTAATTAATCTTcctttaaatttctttgaaaaaatgcttGATGTGAGGCATTGCTGCcggtttaaatttaatttatgcgcGTAAGTGTCATGAGAAAGCAGTAGTTTGTAGTCTATTGGCTTTTCCTTTGTCTGTTTACGTTATTTGTTTATGATTGCTACAGTTTTAAatcttaataatattaaaaaaaaattttagtcgCGTCTTCATACTTTGCGCTCCTCCGCCAGACAAAGCAAAGAGTCGATAAAGCTAAGTGCGTTTATGTCAACAACCATTTAATAACTCAAAATAGTAAACAATACAATTATGGCTTTGTCTACCAAATAACATCGACTGATGCAGCACACGTTTTCGGCACATGTCAAACAGGTTTACAAGATGTTTTTGGGTGCATGGAATAAATTTACAATGCATTTGTAACTGCACGCACCCTTTTAACGGCAATGAGCGGCTATACATGACATCTGTAGCCGCAATTTTGTTTGCGTATCAGCTTAAAAATTTACAGGAATCGCATTTGccacttaatatacatattcatatacatatgtacacaaaattGAATTTCCTGTTTTTCACcgcaaaaagttttccaatgtGTAATGTACCACAAGCGCCGCATATTCGACAGCCaaacacacaaaatataaatgttttttgaataatGTGATATTTCTTTGGCCAATATTTACCAAgtgctaattaaattttttttgaaacttgtTGCCTTTTAACTGGCGTCATtgtttacttatgtacatacatacatatgcatgtatgcatgtgtgtatgtggcactgatttaatttttcctttatatttctaaattacttttttgcgttatatttgtatacatatgtgtatacatatgtaattatttacccGTAGGGAAGCTAAAAATTGCAGCGAAATAGAGATAAGCACGACCCAAAACACACTCATTATAGTCATAATCAGTGATAAGAGCTCGACAAACTCTTGACGAACTATTTAGAATGCCATTATTTATTGTAACTTTCAAGTTGATGCTGAATTGCTTGAATCGCCGCAATGAAGAGCAGTTTGTGTCAAAAGCATACGCATTTTTATTCAAGATTGGAGTGTAGTTGAAGTAGATACATGTGTACAAACTTCCACAAGCTTTTATTGGCAAGTTAAAAAGGGAAGCgagttgaaagaaatttatcatttttttacatttatttattataagaaaTTGTCTGAGAGATGTAAGTTGGCGCGTGAAGCGCTtgtcaaatatttattgacAACAAGTTCATCTTTTGCTCACAATTAACGCTCTAAAAATTTGATGTTTGCACACTTGCAAGCTTATCACTTCATTTTCCAACTTTAAAACGCTTACGATAGCTTGTAAATAGATAATTTAACGCTCTCCACTTGAAGTGATCACACCTACAACATATCGATCCATCAATTTTCAAGTGgatattaatatactatatgAGCTTACTTGTctaaagtttttaaatcatttttgtgCTTTCCCacctacacacatgcatacgaaGAGTATTGTACAAATGTGTGAactaaacacatatacatatgcatgtatgtacatgtttgtGCTCATCATAAGCATTGGTCATAGCAGTGCACTGTGCCGTCAAACATGATTGATTGCCTGGGAATGCTTGTCGAATAGATAACACCTTGTATTTCGTATCAAATTGCATGTTAAGTGGATTAATAGAGTGAATTAAATGCTCATATGCCGATATGTGTACTCAGgcattaaaatacatacataagtaaataaaattaataactgtTACAGTAGTCAATTTCTAAACAATTGCTTCTGTACGTTTTGGATGGCACGCCCCTCTCGAttgataatttgatttttatatactgaacagggtatattaagtttgtcacgaagtttgtataTCCAAAGGGAACCGACGGAGATCCTATAAATTGTATACACATGCaagtacgtatatatgtaaatgatcagctgAGTTGATTTGTATGGGAGAACTAGTCTCTAATCTTttagatattgatctgaaatccTACATACGTCccttctccccaagaagctgctcatttgtcgaaagcGCCGACatcggtccactatagcatatatttgctatacaaactgaccgatccaaatccagtctttgtatggaaaactttcgaatttgataagatatattcacgaaattcggcatggattattgaAACTTAAGTCCTCGTATGGAAAACTCATTTATTTGACCTGTTTAACTTTcaaactttctcatttgacaaacatacttatgtaaaaaattattgctaaatatttttcggttatttctccaattaattttatcaaataCTCTTCTGACAAACTCTTTTCCAAAAGTTTGAAGTAATTTGCATAGAAAACACTCAGtttcgttatttttcaacaaagtTAGCAATTGTCTACAAATTGAGAGATCATTCTCTCAACTTTCTTTATTCGTGACATCTGTCAATCACAAGTATAGTGTTAGGCATTGCAACCACCCCTTATTTaacttacaatatttttatgaattttttatgcaaacttTGGTGCTACACAAATAGAATCGTCAATATATAATACCCtgcttcataaaatttatatatgtacacctCATATTCATGTCACTCACCCACTCTTCGTTCACAACCGTTTTTCGTTTGCACTTAAAATTTGCCTCTTAAAATGTCTCCATAATCAGAGTTGACTCATCTTATTAGATCTATCGTATTAATTGATTGAATTTACCAATGGCTAGATAAGACAGTATGAAAGTGGCTAACGCTGttgcttaaaataaaatgttattattttcgCATTTACTGTCGCGTTATCGGAATTTTTTTCGAGATTGTGCAACTTGaagaatttgttgttgtttttttattttttttttgttttattttagaatTGTTATATTTGCATTGTGACGGAGAATTTTTTTTGCACTCAGTAAATTAGTAACTGTTTACTAAAAAGTTTCTTGAGAGAGAATACACACCAGCCCCAAgataatatattatacaatatgataaataaattatCGAACAACTAGCTTTCATAATGCCATTCTTATAGAAATTCCCGTCcctattattaaaaaactgGAACAGTCGATTTTCATAAACTTCCCCTGTGGGGAATTTTTCaccatataaataatatgccATGTGTGTACAAGAACAGATaaatgtcgttgttgttgttttaacggttatcCAGTCTCCGTTAGGATTATAAGGGTTGTCTaggttgtcgtcgacgtcatctggCGGAAGGTCCatgaaacgtgctgtttcgacggggtcggaccaaaaaGGGAAAGGGGTGTTAGTTGAGTGGGGTTGACGGGCATGCAAAGAGATGACCAGTGTCATGCGAAGACTCATTGCATGTAGATTTAACCCGATTTTCGGCGATCttaccccgtttggatcggtaagtgtTAATCTAAACAGTTAAATGGTGTCACTTGGTGTCAGGTTCGGACTACAGGGTgactatatacataagtacatccCATCCTGACGTTGTCTGACGGAACACAATTCCTTTCTTAATGGCCAAAGACGGTCATTGCTTTCCTTTAAACGGTCCTATCCTACTAAGTCAAGCAATCATAAAACTGTCTGAGTAGTTTTTTATTACAACATATTGTCTTTCAAGCGCCATGTAACGTTCACTATTACCGTCTcttgaaaaaataatggatttcatTTCAATAGACAGACCTTATATTCTATCTAAAGAGTTTTTCTACCACTGAGACCTGAATAACTCGCGAAACAAGGGATCACGTCGTCGTACTTAATATCTACTTTCTTCCCGTTCATAATGTAGTGTTAGGAAGGAAAAAAGTAGGTGAAGAGCTCCAGtaacaatattttcttcttcctcttctacTTTGGTTCTACAACCGAGGGTCGCTTTGGGCTGAGAATAATTGCTTCTGTCCTCGGTGAGCTCAAGCCAATTGTCCCTGTGCGCTTGGTCCTTCCATTGGATGCGTTCCCTTATCTACCCATGGGTCTTGAGTCGAGGGAGTTTTAATCAGCGCCTTCGTTAAATATTTATGCGCTTAACTATATCTATGTCCCATATAGTTCATACAGTTCGTGGTTccatcttcttcgatactcATCGTTCACGCGGATGGCTCCAAAGATGTTGTGAAGAACAGTTCTCTCGAATCCGTCAAGTGCTTTTTCCACTGCGGTTCAAATTAGCGGCACGTATTTTTTCCTGCATTATATTGAAAAGGACGCAGGAGAGAGATTCACCCTGTCTAAAACTtggtttgatatcgaacggctcggagaggtccttcccgattttAACGCAGCTGATGATTGTGCTCAAAATCGTTCTGAATAGCCGTAAGAGTTTCGCAGGGATAACATATTTAGACAAGATATTAAGTAGGTAGCTCCCATCAGTGCTGTCgtaagcagctttgaaatcgacaaaaatgTGATGGGTGTCGATCTGTTTAATAAGAGTCTTCTGCAAGAATTAACGTATTATGAAAATCTGGTATATGATTTTAccagatctaaagccacactaataaggtccaatcagtttatttacAATGCGCTTCTGCCCACACTGATTCCGCTGATACTCCAATCCCATCGAAAAAGTATCCTTTACTTAAGAATAATCAATATGTACAGTAGTAGCTCTATAGCAGTAGAGAGTTTTCACTTTCTGCTTTATCCATTGcagtaaatttgaaaacaacaGGAGTAAAGAATTTATGACGAATAGCACTGGAAATTGATATCCATGTGAAATGATCTAGAAGTCTCAGTGCCGAATGAGCTCATGATCAGCTTAATGATTATACCGAATGAATTTGCCTAATCAGGCGTTactttgtataaatatgtatgcaatttATAATTGAGGATATACTGTAAATTTAGGCGTCTAGAGACAGTAGAAGACTTTCTAAAAGCTCTCGCTTCTCGGCAGGTAATTTTGGATCTTTCAAGGGTATTTATGCAATCAGAGCAGTTTAGGGCCTTTACTTTCGGGAAATAATTATACAGGACTTATTCACTgtcattttgaaaacttaaatttataatCTTTTCGTAGCCTTCTTGCTGTATCAATTGTTGTAATTAAGGTCTCTGTAAATAATTAACTAATACTCATGGGCCTCTGGTTTAGAAATAAAGCAACTAAATCGCGTAAATGATGAAAAGATAACAAAATACGCTGTCCCACATAGTTCTTATCAATGTGAATGAATTTATTTGAAccacaattattttattgttgttattttcctGTCAAACTCTGGAAATTAACACATCATTAGTTAAGGGGAAATGAAGGAATACAAATCAGCAAACCAATTCTGCTTGTTGACATAATTTACACATCTAAatgaagggtgatccatttcgaggtttcctagattctttggcttttattttttgatgattatCTCTTTGAAATGTTGGCCATGGAAaggtctcagatggtccatccgttgagtccaattttcgatgactcgttcaagcatttcaactggtaactgtCGATTTACATGCGcgctgttttgctccaaggcctgaatcgaagcgggattgtccgcaaagACTTAAACTATACATATCCCTACAGCCaaaagtctaatggtgtgatatcacatgatcttggtggccaatcgccTGGCCCaatacgtgaaattatctgctcaccgaagtgttatctccattgattgatgcgatgatTGGGAAGTGGCGCCCtcttgttgaaacgaaatgtcGCCGACATCATGAGCTTAAAattcaagcatcaaatagtcgattatcgtGGCACGATAACGTTCCGCCAATGACGGTTGCGTTCACGATggcataattttttgaagaaatacatatggactaatgattccaccggtccacaaaccacaccaaacctttgttttttctggataaaatggcagctgtTGAATCTCTTCCGGGTGTTCCTCATCTCGATGCAGCaagtttgcttatttacataaccattgagccagaaatgggcttcatcgccgaacaaaatttagctcgacAACGTCTGATCTTAGAACTGTTCCCTTGCCCATATAGCGAAGCGAGCTTGGTAAGGTCGagaggcttcagttcttgaacaaattgtattatatgaaaaGCGTGCacatttaagatctcgacgtaaaatgccccaagtcgttccatacgtcaatccgagttgctgcgaacggcgccgaatcgactcttcacggtccttgtgctatattttcttcactacgtTTTGGACGAGGTTTATTCGGTCgaataatatcaaataatgaATGCGCGGTCTCAAGATAGGTGATGCTCAGTATGCCGGttatgttgatcataagttgagcgaagtgcgCGAAATACATTCCttacaaaacgtgaattttcgtaataaagatGAACGAGTTCATAAAAAttacatgacagcttgacacgacgcacttgtgatctgtcaaaaaaaagctTATTGAAAAACTGGGATCACTCAAATCTTTAAACGATTTAGTAGTCACTATACTGTTCGTGTAGGCACTGAAAACGATATTTTCACAAATGATTTTATAGATTCGAAAAGCCATaactaatcttaaaaaatatatgatttctgAGTAGCATGAACGATTAAATTCGATTACCGTTTATATTCAAgcatcttttaatatttttcatgtagttaatttgcaaatattgcttGTCTTTGCTTTGTTATGGCCATCAATTCATTTCATTGGGCAGTTGAGTAAACAACTCCAGTTGCCTTGGTATGGGAAAACTATTTCCAATAACACACCTGTTTTTCATCACCTTGAGTTTGATACTAAATCCATTCCgcttgtatgcgtgtgtgtataataaataaaatacagtgACAGCTACGTAATTAGATACATATTTTACAGGTGATTCCATttctattagtaaaaaaaatcgatttttgattattttcggTACGACATCACAATATGGTAAGCCAATTGTTATTAAACTATGGTATTAGGATAATAGAATGGAGCGATATCCTTATATAAGggtcatggaaaaatatatatcaaaggAAAGTACAGTAGAGGTCAGCAGCTTAAGCATTCGGATAAGCTTCCTACCAAATATTTCCTTCCACTTTATCATTCACAGCATTTCTTAGAGAAAAATATCATTATCTCGACTTTGAttcgtcagtttgtatggtagctttatgctatagtagtccggtCTGAACAAAATGTTTGGAAGTCCAATAATCAATGCCAATTTTCATGAagataatttgtcaaataataactttttcatataaagacttgattttgttcggtaAGGcgtgtatggcaactatatctTAGAGATTTCTGATATCaatggttccgacaaatgagcagcttctcgagaagaaaagaacgtgtgctaAGTTTTACATCGATAACTCGAAACCTTGGCAGGCGGACTTGACTGAGCTtgtcatactgatcatttatagtattatgttgtcaaatatctccgttcctatttgcttttttgctctttattcaatgctctataaaaagtgttacagtgatcggatttagttcaaatatgcgccgtttcgttcaataatctgcttccatctagacggcaacttcatagtcgtcacaggtcttccgccggatGGCTTagccatggtgtcgttttcacccgccctgaatcgtcgaaaccattccaccgcagttcgaagtgatagagtccCATTCCCCAAAACAACATTAATCCCACGGAACGTTTCTTTAGCAGATTGCATAGCGtagttttgtaggttatgtcaagacctttcaaagatgtatagtattgccaaatacgagctctgtagcgctttatacatagccgcgaaattcaaaaggcgaaaaggcggaagggagatattcgacaacctaatatatacaagtataaattaTAGACTCTCTGGCGAAATTATAGACTCTCCTGACTCAGGGCGTTGCAAACTTCGTGCTACACTTCACATATACCTTGTTCATGGTATATAGTAAATctaggatttttcaaaatctctacattgatgaataataaaaaaaaatagtttccaaatgaaatagaaatggaTTTTTCGTACTACTTATTGCTGAAATCCCTTGAGTAAACTCTTATATTTGATTGGTCCGCAACCAGGTCGAATTAATAAAGGATCGATAGTGGTTTTAgcttatttttcattatatgtTTCATATCTTTCACATGACCAACAagaaaatacacattttttatttaaactctcCCTTTAAGTTGTTCCTAATGTATCTAATTCTGTGATCGCCACTGTAGTTACATTAGTTAGCAGTTTTTATACCGTTgtagccacatacatatattcccaaatattacataaataatttgcaTGTTTTTCCGAGCCGAACCGAGCCTATTTGTAATTTGCGCGAAAACATTATTCTCCACTTGGTGTCACGTGTTAGATATGTTAGCGGTTAAGATAAGTATGGCCATTGCATGGGGGAAAACTATtattatcaatttatttattacgtatatttattgttttttgctgCCACAAACAGACACTGAAAGTGGGTGGGATTAGTTGGGCACAAAATATCACGCATAACAACAATTGGCTTTTGTGGCGCTGAAGGCAGTCATGCCAGTAAGTGGTCTATAAATGGCGCTATTAAGTTATTACTCACCTAAGAACAGggcaacgttttttttttgtttttgtaaagagaCTTACTTTACGTCAAGTATGAAGGAATTCCCGTTAGTAAAAATGTAGGTATTTTTGCTTGAAATGTATGTGATGATATTATCTACTCACTTCGCTTGctcatttttttaaagttagcACTCAAGTTAGCAAGATTCTCAAAAAGTTTATGAACTAATTGATCAATCAAAACTATAAATATAGAAaggttttttcatatttctaatcaaacttcaacttatttttttttaatttattatgaaCTTTTATAAACCAAATATTTACCACCTcagtcgaccactttttgctattccactagagacattattccatcagtgtaaaacttttttggtttctcggcgaaaaactgcgacaagtaattttcacaggcttctcttgaagccaactttactccattaagggagttctacattgaccgaaacaaatggtagtccgatggtgcaaggtcagggctatatggtggatgcatcaaaacttcccagccaagctctcccagtttttgccgagtcatcaaagatgtgtgtggtctagcgttgtcctgatggaagacgaatccctttctgttgatcagtccTGGCCGTTTTTTtagattgcttgcttcaatctcatcatttgctgacagtaaaatgtagaatcaatcgttcgaccaggctggagcagctcatagtggacgattcctttccaatcccaccatacactcagcataacctttcaaggcgtcaatcctggctttgcgagcatttgttgagcttcaccacgctggAACCATGATCTTTTACGAACATTGTTGTCGTATTTGattcacttttcgtctcctgttaccattcgcttcagaaatggttcgatttcctttcgtttcagcaaagaatcgcagttGTTAATTctgttcattaaatttttcacagacaattcatgtggtacccaaacatcgagctctTTTTTTAAGCCaacctttttttaaatggttaaaAACGGTTTGGTGAGGAATGTTTAGTTCCTTAGCGATCGCATGGCttcttatgtgacggtcctggtcaatcttttccataatttcatcgacttatTCAACTATAGGTCGAccgtcgaccagagcgaggttcatctttcacatcgaaattctcagaacagaagcgagcgaaccattattTGTGATAcatgaactgatacagcatctccctttcaaaatatagtgaatttcttcaatattttcacacacTAGAAGagttttttgactacccaatatttaggGAATTTGTGTTTGTGACGGCAGAAATTGCactaaaatatacattattaaaTATGAGAAGGCAGATCCCGTAGTCTGCGCTAACAATCGCGGAATCAGTCTTCTTAATATTTCGGGTTCATATAGGTTCTTTCGACAGTATTATGCGTAAGACTTAGGctttggaccttatcagtgtggctttagacctccCAAAAACACGACAGACCCGATTTTAAGAATACATCAAATTCTGTAGACACTTGACAAACAAATCGACATCCatcaccttttcgtcgatttcaaagccgctttCGACAGCACAGATAAGAACTGCCTATTTGACGCCACGATTAAATTAGTGATCCCTGCGAAGCTCAT
This region includes:
- the LOC105227465 gene encoding transcriptional adapter 3-B, which gives rise to MASSNTKGVKASNFGASSSGGGNRTGGKTGPVSTTSQPDADASSVGINIPLIKTKDNNKQLPTYHAALQRSADDYLAAEELDNIQLELETLLSSVALRYRVLKSEYESLDKDERRNERRTKHGASGETQTANVNSSSSGKRKREETSSVRKPKHTPASSLKHTKHAKNSPVAPNTDDSMDYVPPTGSHGHGQNRDHHLQKVTLPKNDTPNKFWLSVEPYCMPLTNEDLRLLDDLLEQYSGPLVPPIPELGPHYSTIWATEDMKEVQQASNPNANSNRLKPQNNAANSMLKKAESMMDECVTGPLTQRLVSALLEEQLIQNPSELAASAVADSSNSSSENTHSSAQMNFRSLSLLRNCIDIEKRVKKELIEQGILDLNDFPNNDEDEIHAEIKRLISELSAIAEYNGAALKRLHESAAEEIKRLEIKRKLDTVDQEILEAYKRTMQNKAKRKPLSFEEQQEIHRLTAEQKALSDQLERLQANCFLYE